A single window of Pseudomonas lutea DNA harbors:
- the glp gene encoding gephyrin-like molybdotransferase Glp: MSTPEMKPLMPVEEAMQRLMELAAAAPITGREEVGLADAQGRVLAEDLVSTLDLPPWPNSAMDGYALRMADWHGEPLPVSQRIFAGQAPEPLQPGTCARIFTGAPVPQGADCVEMQENAEVQADQTVRFVQSLRTGQNIRPKGQETTVGDKVLEAGTVLGPIELGLAATMGFGHVQVVRRARVAVISTGDELVEPGQPLGPGQIYNSNRVLLCSWLSRLGCEVIDAGILPDNLEKTRAALAGLNGVDLILSTGGVSVGEADFLGHALREEGEIALWKLAIKPGKPLTFGHFRGVPVIGLPGNPASTLVTFALLARPYLLRRLGVQGVKPLQFKVPAAFTWTKPGARREYLRGRLEQGRLVAYRNQSSGVLRSAAWADGLIEIIEGTTVAEGDLLNFIPLSEVMG; encoded by the coding sequence ATGAGCACGCCTGAAATGAAGCCCTTGATGCCGGTCGAAGAGGCCATGCAGCGATTGATGGAGCTGGCGGCGGCTGCGCCCATCACCGGACGCGAGGAAGTCGGGTTGGCCGACGCCCAGGGCCGAGTGCTGGCTGAAGACCTGGTGTCCACCCTGGATTTGCCGCCATGGCCCAACAGCGCCATGGACGGTTACGCATTGCGCATGGCGGACTGGCACGGTGAGCCGCTGCCGGTCAGCCAGCGGATTTTTGCCGGTCAGGCGCCCGAGCCACTACAGCCGGGGACATGCGCGCGCATTTTTACCGGCGCCCCGGTTCCGCAAGGCGCCGATTGCGTCGAGATGCAGGAGAACGCCGAGGTCCAGGCAGACCAGACCGTGCGCTTTGTGCAATCGCTGCGTACTGGTCAGAACATTCGACCCAAAGGGCAGGAGACCACGGTGGGCGACAAGGTGCTGGAGGCTGGCACGGTGCTGGGTCCAATCGAATTGGGCCTGGCCGCGACCATGGGCTTTGGCCATGTGCAGGTCGTGCGCCGTGCCCGTGTCGCGGTGATTTCTACCGGCGATGAATTGGTTGAGCCGGGCCAGCCACTTGGCCCGGGGCAGATCTACAACAGCAACCGGGTCTTGCTGTGCAGCTGGCTGAGCCGATTGGGTTGCGAGGTCATTGATGCGGGCATCCTTCCGGATAACCTGGAGAAGACCCGAGCTGCACTGGCAGGCTTGAATGGCGTCGACCTGATCCTTTCCACCGGCGGCGTGTCCGTCGGCGAAGCGGACTTCCTCGGTCACGCGCTGCGGGAAGAGGGCGAAATCGCCTTGTGGAAGCTGGCGATCAAACCTGGCAAACCGCTGACGTTTGGTCACTTCCGCGGCGTGCCGGTGATCGGCCTTCCCGGCAATCCCGCGTCGACGCTGGTGACCTTTGCGCTGCTCGCCCGGCCTTATCTGTTGAGGCGTCTGGGCGTGCAGGGGGTCAAGCCGCTGCAGTTCAAAGTGCCTGCTGCCTTCACCTGGACCAAGCCAGGCGCGCGGCGCGAGTACCTGCGTGGACGTCTGGAGCAAGGCCGGCTGGTTGCCTACCGCAATCAGAGTTCGGGCGTGTTGCGCAGCGCCGCGTGGGCCGACGGGCTGATCGAGATCATCGAAGGCACGACTGTGGCAGAGGGTGATCTGCTCAACTTCATTCCGCTGAGCGAAGTGATGGGCTGA
- the moaB gene encoding molybdenum cofactor biosynthesis protein B, producing MKAKADTPFVPLNIAVLTVSDTRTFETDTSGQMFVDRLTAAGHGLIERVLLKDDLYKIRAQVATWIADDEVQVVLITGGTGFTGRDSTPEAVACLLDKQVDGFGELFRQISVPDIGSSTIQSRALAGLANGTLVCCLPGSTNAVRTGWDGILADQLNNSFRPCNFVPHLKKAAPCATRG from the coding sequence ATGAAAGCCAAGGCAGACACGCCTTTCGTACCCCTGAATATCGCCGTGTTGACCGTCAGCGATACCCGCACCTTCGAAACCGACACCTCCGGCCAGATGTTCGTCGACCGCCTGACCGCCGCTGGCCATGGTCTGATTGAGCGTGTGCTGCTCAAGGATGACCTTTACAAGATCCGCGCCCAGGTCGCGACCTGGATCGCCGACGATGAAGTGCAGGTGGTGTTGATCACCGGCGGCACCGGCTTCACCGGGCGTGACAGCACGCCCGAAGCTGTCGCCTGCTTGCTCGACAAACAAGTGGATGGTTTCGGCGAGCTGTTCCGGCAAATTTCCGTGCCCGACATCGGCAGCTCGACCATTCAGTCCCGTGCGCTGGCCGGGCTGGCCAACGGTACGCTGGTGTGCTGCCTGCCGGGCTCGACCAACGCGGTGCGCACCGGATGGGACGGCATTCTCGCCGACCAGTTGAACAACAGCTTCCGCCCGTGCAATTTCGTGCCGCACCTGAAGAAGGCCGCGCCTTGCGCGACGCGCGGTTGA
- the mobA gene encoding molybdenum cofactor guanylyltransferase MobA has product MNVSNTLAPCSILLLAGGRGQRMGGRDKGLIDWNGAPFIEHLHGLVRPLTDDLIISCNRNQERYADYADRLVTDEQQDFPGPYAGIRAGLGTARHELLLVMPCDMPLLDRDLLNDLRATAAANPGLPVIVRQGEQWQPLLCCIPTVHASVFEEHWRQGQRSPRRTLAALGAVALQCEADDRRLANLNTPDLLTGIKA; this is encoded by the coding sequence ATGAACGTATCCAACACCCTTGCGCCCTGCTCCATCCTGCTGCTTGCCGGCGGTCGGGGCCAGCGTATGGGCGGTCGCGACAAAGGCCTTATTGACTGGAACGGCGCGCCGTTTATCGAGCATTTGCATGGCCTGGTACGACCGCTCACCGATGATTTGATCATCTCGTGCAACCGCAATCAGGAACGCTACGCGGACTACGCCGATCGGCTGGTGACAGATGAGCAGCAGGATTTCCCCGGCCCCTACGCGGGTATCCGCGCCGGCCTTGGCACCGCCAGGCACGAACTCCTGCTGGTGATGCCCTGTGACATGCCGCTGCTGGATCGCGACCTGCTCAATGACCTGCGTGCCACTGCGGCGGCGAACCCGGGCCTGCCGGTCATTGTTCGCCAGGGAGAGCAATGGCAGCCGCTCCTGTGCTGCATTCCCACGGTCCATGCGAGCGTGTTCGAGGAGCATTGGCGGCAAGGTCAGCGCAGCCCGCGGCGTACGCTGGCAGCGTTGGGCGCCGTCGCGCTGCAATGCGAGGCTGATGACCGCAGGCTGGCCAATCTCAACACGCCGGATCTGTTGACCGGGATCAAGGCCTGA
- a CDS encoding YgdI/YgdR family lipoprotein, which yields MNQRTLPAAFLLALSLAGLAGCSSPTVITLNDGREIQATDAPKYDEESGFYEFKQLDGKETRINKDQVRTVKEL from the coding sequence ATGAACCAACGGACTCTTCCTGCCGCCTTCCTGCTCGCACTGAGCCTTGCCGGCCTCGCCGGTTGCTCGTCGCCGACTGTGATCACCCTGAACGACGGCCGTGAAATCCAGGCAACCGACGCGCCGAAATACGACGAAGAGTCGGGTTTCTACGAGTTCAAACAGCTGGACGGTAAAGAGACTCGCATCAACAAAGACCAAGTGCGCACCGTTAAAGAGCTGTGA
- a CDS encoding pseudouridine synthase has protein sequence MSAPAFTASDRQASTLYLPPGSWGTVLDCLCERFSAISREQWLDRIVRGKVLDGNGLPIAVDLAYREGLRIHYFREVPNETPIPVQEAILYADEHLVVADKPHFLPVTPAGEYVEQTLLRRLIRTLDNPDLVPLHRIDRHTAGLVLFSANKQTRSAYQALFPTRQIEKRYEAIAPALAHLTFPCVHKSRLVDGEPFFRMQEAEGSANTETRVEVSERRGEHWRYALFPVTGKKHQLRVHMAALGAGICNDPFYPNVIKDAVDDYHNPLKLLAQGLRFTDPVTGQERVFESRIMLDW, from the coding sequence ATGTCCGCTCCCGCTTTCACCGCCTCCGATCGTCAAGCCAGCACCTTGTACCTGCCGCCGGGTTCATGGGGGACAGTCCTGGACTGCCTTTGCGAGCGATTCAGTGCGATCAGCCGCGAACAGTGGCTGGACCGGATCGTCCGAGGCAAGGTGCTCGATGGTAACGGCCTGCCGATTGCGGTCGATCTGGCGTACCGCGAAGGCCTGCGTATTCATTATTTCAGGGAGGTCCCTAACGAAACGCCGATCCCGGTGCAGGAGGCAATTCTGTACGCCGACGAGCATCTGGTGGTCGCCGACAAACCGCATTTTCTGCCAGTGACGCCCGCCGGGGAGTACGTCGAGCAGACTTTATTGCGCCGGCTTATCCGTACGCTGGATAACCCCGATCTGGTGCCACTGCACCGCATCGACCGGCACACGGCAGGGCTGGTGCTGTTTTCCGCCAACAAGCAGACGCGGTCTGCCTATCAGGCCTTGTTTCCAACCCGGCAGATCGAAAAACGTTACGAGGCGATTGCCCCGGCGCTTGCGCACCTGACATTTCCTTGCGTACACAAAAGCCGCCTGGTCGACGGCGAGCCGTTCTTCCGCATGCAGGAAGCCGAGGGTTCGGCGAACACTGAAACCCGAGTCGAGGTAAGCGAACGTCGCGGCGAACACTGGCGTTACGCGCTGTTTCCGGTCACGGGCAAAAAACACCAGTTGCGGGTTCACATGGCGGCGCTGGGTGCCGGGATCTGCAATGACCCGTTTTATCCGAACGTGATCAAAGACGCCGTGGACGACTACCACAACCCGCTGAAACTGCTGGCTCAAGGCCTGCGGTTTACGGATCCGGTGACTGGTCAGGAGCGAGTGTTCGAGAGCCGGATCATGTTGGACTGGTAA
- a CDS encoding glutaredoxin family protein — MPPECQLFGTLGCHLCEVAEAELMPLVEHGLLVELVDIAESDAQYQAYCLRIPVLRRADTGAELDWPFDTDQVVLFLRD, encoded by the coding sequence ATGCCACCGGAATGTCAGCTGTTCGGAACGTTGGGGTGTCATCTGTGCGAGGTGGCCGAAGCCGAATTGATGCCGCTGGTGGAGCACGGCTTGTTGGTGGAGTTGGTCGACATCGCCGAGAGCGACGCGCAATACCAGGCGTATTGCCTGCGCATCCCGGTGCTGAGGCGGGCAGACACCGGTGCCGAACTGGACTGGCCGTTCGACACCGATCAGGTGGTGCTGTTTCTGCGTGACTGA
- a CDS encoding DUF883 family protein, whose translation MARPTAEKAQDVLMSDFQTLVADTEKLLAHTASLAGEQADELREQIRESLLRARETLKLTEETLRARGKEAVIITEDYVQNKPWQSVGIAAGVGFLLGLLATRR comes from the coding sequence ATGGCTCGACCTACCGCAGAAAAAGCCCAGGACGTCTTGATGTCCGACTTCCAGACGCTGGTTGCCGATACGGAAAAACTGCTGGCCCACACGGCTTCTCTGGCCGGCGAACAAGCTGACGAGCTGCGCGAACAGATCCGCGAAAGTCTTCTGCGTGCCCGTGAAACCCTCAAGCTGACGGAAGAAACCCTCCGCGCACGTGGCAAGGAAGCAGTGATCATCACCGAGGATTACGTGCAGAACAAGCCATGGCAATCGGTGGGCATCGCGGCTGGCGTTGGGTTCCTGCTGGGCCTGCTGGCCACAAGGCGCTAA
- a CDS encoding phage holin family protein: MTSPTGPTGTDQSSSPRRLGAAFLGLLHSHVELFGIELQEQKARTVRLLLFAGLALVFALLLLIGLSALLLILVWDSYRLTGIIGLCGLYTLAALFCAMRLKAAVFDESSPFHSTLEELANDRERLMP; encoded by the coding sequence ATGACGTCGCCGACAGGTCCAACCGGGACCGATCAATCCTCTTCGCCACGGCGGCTGGGTGCGGCATTTCTGGGGCTATTGCACAGCCATGTGGAGCTGTTCGGTATCGAGCTTCAGGAGCAGAAAGCCCGCACCGTCCGCCTGCTGCTTTTTGCGGGCCTGGCACTGGTTTTCGCGTTGCTGCTGCTCATCGGCCTGTCCGCGCTGTTGCTTATCCTGGTATGGGACAGCTATCGCCTTACCGGCATCATCGGACTGTGCGGGCTGTATACGCTGGCGGCATTGTTCTGTGCGATGCGCCTCAAGGCCGCTGTCTTCGATGAGTCTTCACCCTTCCATTCGACACTGGAAGAACTGGCCAACGACCGCGAGCGACTGATGCCATGA
- a CDS encoding EAL domain-containing protein translates to MFDGQPLACFQPFIDTATGRIAGIEALGRLRQADGSLQSVGPLFADPRRPAMQLRRLDRQIRDNAMSRLHEAPVDWFLSLNISPRWISRLRPDQPPPSLARLESFGIAPERIVFEITELSGDDQRLKEVVAHYRNAGARIAIDDFGAGYSQLDRVLALQPDILKLDMRLFQAAARGGPSSDVVRALAQMAEKTGCWIIAEGVETEAELDFALECGSRYVQGYLFAQAQLDFFEADAFVNRFAALRDCYVMKKVAERERLMTLRKHLTHLMCRLQRWAEDDGAIAGLPNGTDFPWLLRFYQCDRQGTQLTPNLEWRNGAWTADPKYLGHNWSWRPYFYHLLAEGWHERRLTLSSTYRDATTNQYCLTAGQFFDNGERLLLIDVDAAGF, encoded by the coding sequence GTGTTCGATGGGCAACCGCTCGCCTGCTTTCAGCCGTTCATCGACACTGCCACCGGCCGCATTGCCGGCATTGAAGCGCTGGGCCGTTTACGCCAGGCAGACGGAAGCTTGCAGTCGGTAGGTCCACTCTTCGCAGACCCGCGGCGCCCCGCCATGCAACTACGAAGGCTCGACCGGCAGATCCGCGACAACGCCATGAGCCGTTTGCATGAGGCTCCGGTCGACTGGTTTCTGAGCCTGAACATCTCACCGCGCTGGATAAGCCGCTTGCGGCCTGACCAACCGCCCCCCAGCCTCGCACGCCTTGAAAGCTTCGGGATCGCGCCAGAACGCATCGTTTTCGAAATCACCGAACTGAGTGGCGACGATCAGCGCCTCAAAGAGGTGGTCGCCCATTACCGCAACGCCGGGGCGCGCATTGCCATCGACGATTTCGGCGCCGGTTATTCCCAGCTGGATCGGGTGCTGGCATTGCAGCCCGACATACTCAAGCTCGACATGCGTCTGTTCCAGGCGGCAGCGCGGGGCGGTCCGAGCAGCGATGTGGTCAGAGCGCTGGCGCAGATGGCCGAGAAAACCGGCTGCTGGATCATCGCCGAAGGCGTCGAGACGGAAGCCGAACTCGACTTCGCGCTGGAGTGCGGCTCGCGGTATGTGCAGGGCTATTTGTTTGCCCAGGCGCAGTTGGACTTCTTCGAGGCCGATGCCTTCGTCAATCGCTTCGCTGCACTGCGCGACTGCTACGTGATGAAAAAAGTCGCCGAGCGCGAGCGATTGATGACACTGCGCAAACACCTCACGCATTTGATGTGTCGGCTGCAACGCTGGGCCGAGGACGACGGGGCAATAGCGGGCTTGCCCAACGGTACGGATTTTCCCTGGCTGCTGCGCTTTTACCAGTGCGACCGTCAGGGCACTCAGCTCACGCCGAATCTGGAATGGCGTAACGGCGCATGGACGGCCGACCCGAAATATCTGGGCCACAACTGGTCGTGGCGGCCCTACTTCTACCACCTGCTCGCCGAAGGCTGGCATGAGCGGCGTCTGACACTGTCGAGCACTTACCGCGACGCCACCACTAATCAGTATTGCCTGACCGCAGGGCAGTTCTTTGATAACGGTGAGCGGCTGCTTCTGATCGATGTCGACGCTGCGGGGTTTTAA
- a CDS encoding deoxyguanosinetriphosphate triphosphohydrolase has protein sequence MDWQTLLTRERLGKTLHSPEELGRSPFHKDHDRIIFSGAFRRLGRKTQVHPVTSNDHIHTRLTHSLEVSCVGRSLGMRVGETLRSALPDWCDPSDLGMVVQSACLAHDIGNPPFGHSGEDAIRNWFKQAAGRGWLDAMSEVERNDFLNFEGNAQGFRVLTQLEYHQFEGGTRLTYATLGTYLKYPWTARHADSLGYKKHKFGCYQSELPILEQIASKLGLPQLEEQRWARHPLVYLMEAADDICYALIDLEDGLEMELLNYTEVESLLLGLVGDDLPETYRQLGPGDSRRRKLAILRGKAIEHLTNAAARAFVEQQDALLAGTLQGDLVEHMHGPAKRCVLSAKDMARKKIFQDKRKTLHEIGAYTTLEILLNAFCGAALEQFGGHEPSFKSRRILDLLGNNAPDPSWPLHTSFLRVIDFIAGMTDSYASEMAREMTGHSSPV, from the coding sequence TTGGATTGGCAGACCCTGCTCACCCGCGAGCGCCTTGGCAAAACCTTGCACAGCCCCGAAGAACTGGGGCGCAGCCCGTTTCACAAGGATCACGACCGGATCATTTTCTCCGGTGCCTTTCGCCGTCTCGGCCGCAAGACGCAGGTGCATCCGGTGACCAGCAACGATCACATCCACACGCGCCTGACCCACTCACTGGAAGTCAGCTGCGTCGGCCGTTCACTGGGCATGCGCGTCGGCGAAACCCTGCGCAGCGCGCTGCCCGACTGGTGCGATCCCAGCGACCTGGGGATGGTGGTGCAGTCAGCCTGCCTGGCCCATGACATCGGCAATCCGCCCTTCGGGCATTCAGGCGAAGACGCTATCCGCAACTGGTTCAAACAGGCGGCGGGCCGCGGCTGGCTGGATGCGATGAGCGAGGTCGAGCGCAACGACTTCCTGAATTTCGAAGGCAATGCCCAAGGCTTTCGCGTACTGACCCAACTTGAATATCACCAGTTCGAAGGCGGCACGCGGCTGACTTACGCCACGCTGGGCACTTACCTGAAATACCCATGGACGGCTCGCCATGCGGACTCTCTGGGCTACAAGAAGCATAAATTCGGCTGCTATCAGAGCGAACTGCCGATTCTTGAGCAGATCGCCAGCAAGCTCGGCCTGCCGCAGCTGGAAGAACAGCGCTGGGCACGGCATCCGCTGGTGTACCTGATGGAAGCTGCCGACGATATTTGTTACGCCCTCATCGACCTCGAAGACGGTCTGGAAATGGAGTTGCTCAACTACACCGAGGTCGAGTCGTTGCTGCTGGGGCTGGTGGGTGATGACTTGCCGGAAACCTACCGCCAACTGGGCCCGGGTGACTCGCGCCGCCGCAAACTGGCGATTCTGCGCGGCAAGGCCATCGAGCACCTGACCAACGCCGCCGCGCGCGCCTTCGTTGAACAGCAGGATGCGTTGCTCGCCGGTACGCTGCAGGGTGACTTGGTCGAACACATGCATGGCCCGGCCAAGCGCTGTGTGCTCAGCGCCAAGGACATGGCACGCAAGAAAATCTTTCAGGACAAACGCAAGACGCTGCACGAGATCGGCGCTTACACCACGCTGGAAATCCTGCTCAATGCCTTCTGCGGCGCCGCTTTGGAGCAGTTCGGCGGGCACGAACCATCATTCAAGAGCCGGCGCATTCTAGATCTGCTGGGTAATAACGCGCCTGATCCCTCCTGGCCGCTGCACACCTCGTTTCTCAGGGTGATCGATTTCATCGCCGGCATGACCGACAGCTACGCCAGCGAAATGGCCCGTGAGATGACCGGACACTCCAGCCCCGTCTAA
- a CDS encoding response regulator — protein MLTENFRILLVEDHPFQLIALQILLNNNGLYRVTPALNASEALGAMERSPEPYDLLLCDQRLPGMCGLELIQTATRRGLIQRAILLSGLEAAPLATLESEARAMGLPLLGCLSKPLNTLELISLISAPA, from the coding sequence ATGCTCACTGAAAATTTCCGAATCCTGCTGGTTGAGGATCACCCGTTTCAACTGATCGCTCTGCAAATCCTTTTAAACAACAACGGCCTCTATCGGGTCACGCCCGCGCTGAACGCCAGCGAAGCGCTGGGCGCCATGGAGCGCAGCCCCGAGCCTTATGACCTGCTGCTGTGCGATCAGCGTCTGCCGGGCATGTGCGGGCTGGAACTGATTCAGACGGCCACCCGTCGCGGGCTGATTCAGCGCGCGATCCTGCTCAGTGGCCTGGAGGCGGCCCCTTTGGCGACGCTTGAATCCGAGGCCAGAGCGATGGGACTTCCGCTGCTGGGCTGCCTGAGCAAACCATTGAACACGCTGGAGCTGATCAGCCTGATCTCGGCTCCCGCCTGA
- a CDS encoding response regulator transcription factor, whose amino-acid sequence MNSIFIIDDHPVIRMAIRMLLENENYEVVGETDNGVDAMQMVRECMPDLIILDISIPKLDGLEVLARFNAMNLPSKILVLTAQAPSLFAIRCMQSGASGYVCKQEDLSELVSSVKAVLSGYNYFPSQALAATIKKEGDPNEIERFKLVNDRELMVLQLFAQGRTNKEIAKGMFLSNKTVSTYKTRLMQKLKAKTLVELIEMAKRNSLV is encoded by the coding sequence ATGAACTCTATTTTTATTATCGACGACCATCCGGTCATTCGAATGGCCATAAGAATGCTTCTTGAGAACGAGAATTACGAAGTGGTCGGAGAGACCGACAATGGCGTCGACGCCATGCAGATGGTCCGTGAGTGCATGCCCGACCTGATCATCCTCGACATCAGCATCCCCAAGCTGGACGGGCTCGAAGTCCTTGCCCGGTTCAACGCAATGAACCTGCCGTCCAAGATTCTCGTCCTGACCGCACAGGCCCCCAGTCTCTTTGCCATCCGTTGCATGCAGTCCGGGGCCTCCGGTTACGTGTGCAAGCAGGAAGACCTGAGCGAACTTGTCAGCTCCGTCAAAGCCGTATTATCCGGCTACAATTACTTTCCCAGTCAGGCGCTTGCCGCAACGATCAAAAAAGAAGGTGACCCCAACGAGATTGAGCGCTTCAAACTCGTCAACGACCGTGAGCTAATGGTATTGCAACTGTTTGCCCAGGGTCGCACCAACAAAGAGATAGCCAAGGGCATGTTTCTCAGCAATAAAACCGTCAGCACCTACAAAACCCGCTTGATGCAGAAACTCAAGGCCAAGACTCTGGTAGAACTTATCGAGATGGCAAAACGCAATTCGTTAGTGTGA